A window of Gouania willdenowi chromosome 12, fGouWil2.1, whole genome shotgun sequence contains these coding sequences:
- the LOC114473651 gene encoding LOW QUALITY PROTEIN: hydroxycarboxylic acid receptor 2-like (The sequence of the model RefSeq protein was modified relative to this genomic sequence to represent the inferred CDS: inserted 3 bases in 3 codons) has product MEVCCTFDSPVLDQVLPPVLILEFVFGLVGNLVALWMFXLFTETWRPNMVYLTHLAVADSLLLFCLPFRAHYYWQGKNWQFGDASCRVLLFLLAANRAAGIFFLTAVAVDRYLRIVHPLSRINRMSLSYALWVSLGLWVLIFLATGHLLADEHFFESNNRTQCESFNICMGFNPLSTWHNAFYIIQFFLPTSIVAFCSVRIAWQLRRKAMERRGKIKRAVQFVLAVALIFSTCFLPSTMSCLSVWILKVWYDECSYFEKANVAFYTSVCFTYFNSVLXPVVYYFSSPXFSWTFRKVLDKLKRRRRE; this is encoded by the exons ATGGAGGTCTGCTGCACCTTTGACTCTCCCGTCCTGGACCAGGTCCTTCCTCCGGTTCTGATCCTGGAGTTTGTGTTTGGCCTTGTGGGGAACCTGGTGGCCCTGTGGATGT TTCTCTTCACAGAGACGTGGAGGCCCAACATGGTCTACCTGACCCACCTGGCCGTAGCCGACTCCCTGCTGCTGTTCTGCCTGCCCTTCAGGGCCCACTACTACTGGCAAGGGAAAAACTGGCAGTTTGGCGACGCCTCGTGCCGGGTCCTCCTCTTCCTGCTGGCTGCAAACCGAGCAGCAGGGATCTTCTTCCTCACTGCAGTGGCTGTGGACCGATACTTGAGGATCGTGCACCCTCTGAGCCGGATCAACAGGATGTCTCTGAGCTACGCACTCTGGGTTTCTCTTGGCCTCTGGGTCTTGATCTTTCTGGCCACTGGACATCTTCTGGCCGATGAGCACTTCTTTGAATCCAACAACCGTACGCAGTGTGAGAGCTTCAACATCTGCATGGGCTTCAATCCACTCTCCACCTGGCACAACGCCTTCTACATCATCCAGTTCTTTCTGCCCACCTCCATCGTGGCCTTCTGCAGTGTCAGGATCGCGTGGCAGCTGAGGAGAAAAGCCATGGAGAGGAGAGGGAAGATCAAACGGGCCGTGCAGTTTGTCCTGGCCGTGGCGCTGATCTTCAGTACCTGTTTTCTGCCCAGCACCATGTCCTGCCTCTCCGTGTGGATCCTCAAGGTTTGGTACGACGaatgctcttactttgaaaaggcCAACGTGGCCTTCTACACCTCGGTGTGTTTCACATACTTCAACAGCGTTC ACCCTGTGGTCTACTACTTCTCTAGCC GCTTCAGCTGGACCTTCAGGAAGGTTCTTGACAAGCtgaagagaaggagaagagaatGA